A section of the Meles meles chromosome 8, mMelMel3.1 paternal haplotype, whole genome shotgun sequence genome encodes:
- the LOC123949172 gene encoding olfactory receptor 5B12-like: MENSTKVNEFKLLGLTDSPELQVPLFITFTFIYLATLIGNLGMITLILLDSRLHTPMYIFLSNLSLVDCAYSSAVTPKVMAGFLTGDKVISYGGCVAQLFFFVTFASVDCFLLAAMAYDRHAAVCKPLHYTTSMTTSLCVQMAVGCYAWGFVESAIHTGFTFCLSFCHSNVVHHFFCDIPPILALSCSDIYINEVVLFILAAFNVCFALIVILTSYLFIFIAILRMRSAEGRKKAFSTCASHLTAVTIFYGTVMFMYLQPNSSHSMDNDQMASVFYTIIVPMLNPIVYSLRNKEVNNAFRKTTKKLKILFNP; encoded by the coding sequence ATGGAGAACAGCACCAAGGTGAATGAGTTTAAGCTCTTGGGACTGACTGACAGTCCAGAACTGCAAGTCCCTCTTTTCATAACATTCACTTTCATTTATCTTGCTACTCTCATTGGAAACCTTGGGATGATCACGTTGATTCTGTTGGACTCTCGCCTCCACACTCCCATGTATATTTTCCTCAGTAACCTCTCTCTGGTGGACTGTGCTTACTCCTCGGCTGTTACTCCCAAGGTGATGGCTGGGTTTCTCACAGGGGATAAAGTCATATCCTATGGTGGATGTGTTGCTCAGTTGTTCTTCTTTGTGACTTTTGCCAGTGTAGACTGTTTCCTGTTAGCTGCCATGGCTTATGATCGGCATGCCGCAGTATGTAAGCCCTTACATTATACCACTTCTATGACCACGAGCTTGTGTGTTCAAATGGCAGTAGGCTGCTATGCCTGGGGCTTTGTTGAATCTGCTATCCACACTGGATTcaccttctgcctctccttctgccattccAATGTGGTCCATCATTTTTTCTGTGATATCCCCCCAATTCTGGCTCTCTCCTGCTCTGATATCTATATAAATGAGGTTGTACTCTTTATATTAGCAGCTTTCAATGTCTGTTTTGCCCTTATAGTTATCTTGACCTCCTATCTGTTCATCTTCATTGCCATCCTGAGGATGCGCTcagctgagggaaggaagaaagcctTCTCTACCTGTGCCTCACACCTCACTGCTGTAACCATCTTCTATGGGACTGTCATGTTCATGTACTTACAACCCAATTCTAGTCATTCTATGGACAATGATCAAATGGCATCTGTGTTCTATACAATAATAGTCCCCATGTTGAACCCCATTGTCTATAGTCTAAGGAATAAAGAGGTGAATAATGCTTTCAGGAAAACCACTAAGAAACTGAAGATTCTGTTCAACCCATAA